In Methanosarcina barkeri MS, a single window of DNA contains:
- a CDS encoding TspO/MBR family protein: protein MVQKVNFFKLLVSVLLCQFAGAMGSRFTVSSLENWYLLLEKPAFTPSSQAFFPAWVTLYTLMGISLYLVWEKGLQEQKVKKGMLIFGVQLGLNVLWSFLFFELKSPYYAFVEIILLWLTIFLTILKFREISKMASYLLFPYILWVSFAALLNYYLWVLNS, encoded by the coding sequence ATGGTTCAAAAAGTTAATTTCTTCAAGCTTCTTGTCTCTGTATTGCTCTGCCAGTTTGCAGGGGCAATGGGTTCGAGATTTACAGTATCGTCTCTTGAAAATTGGTATCTTTTGCTGGAAAAGCCCGCTTTTACCCCGTCATCCCAGGCATTCTTTCCGGCCTGGGTCACACTTTATACACTTATGGGAATCTCATTATATCTTGTCTGGGAAAAAGGATTGCAAGAACAAAAAGTTAAAAAAGGAATGCTTATTTTCGGAGTTCAGTTAGGTCTTAATGTTCTCTGGTCTTTTCTCTTTTTTGAGCTAAAGTCTCCTTACTATGCTTTTGTTGAGATTATTTTGCTCTGGCTTACAATCTTTCTGACAATATTGAAATTCAGAGAAATTTCAAAAATGGCTTCTTATCTACTATTTCCTTATATTCTATGGGTTAGCTTCGCTGCACTGCTTAATTACTATCTATGGGTTCTGAACTCATGA
- a CDS encoding DUF1059 domain-containing protein — protein sequence MKIIKCGDLGFKCNFMAAGNELEEVENDILDHIEKEHKKELQNMSEDDIHHLKHRISTLLGRSCGCGAL from the coding sequence ATGAAAATAATAAAATGCGGCGATCTGGGGTTCAAGTGTAACTTTATGGCTGCTGGCAACGAATTGGAAGAAGTTGAAAACGATATACTTGATCATATAGAAAAAGAGCATAAAAAAGAGCTTCAGAATATGTCCGAAGACGATATTCATCATTTGAAGCACCGAATATCGACCCTTCTGGGAAGAAGCTGTGGCTGTGGAGCTCTGTAA
- a CDS encoding Hsp20/alpha crystallin family protein: protein MVDILRLSPVISAYPDDEFENLEIEVVLPGVEKKNITFKITEGGFYVKATKEGVEYADSYTVCCPVSPEKAVANYSNGVLKVKVLYQQPFEKAVDVKIE, encoded by the coding sequence ATGGTAGATATTTTGCGATTATCACCTGTTATCAGTGCATATCCTGACGATGAATTTGAAAATCTGGAAATAGAAGTAGTTCTTCCGGGAGTCGAAAAGAAAAATATTACTTTTAAAATTACCGAAGGCGGCTTTTATGTAAAGGCTACCAAAGAAGGGGTTGAGTATGCAGACAGTTACACAGTCTGCTGTCCTGTAAGCCCGGAAAAAGCGGTCGCTAATTATTCAAACGGTGTACTTAAAGTAAAGGTACTTTATCAGCAGCCTTTTGAGAAAGCAGTGGACGTTAAAATCGAGTAA
- a CDS encoding ABC transporter permease, with translation MSFEFRAIYWREMLKYFRYKSVLITSMIQPIMWLAFFGLAMSDSFDKLTSFVPNEPGVPVVKYITYMGAGIIAMDVLFSSLFGGTTLMFDKKFSLLRETLASPVPRSHIILGVGLSGVTKALFQTFIIIGFGKLVGMEFFKGYTLIETLIAIVGIMLLVSIFTLGFLFLSGSIAITVENPEGMQSILTLVSMPIFFVSNALYPIDGFPTILKVLSMFNPLTLLAGGIRYFALGTDFSVMGTHYIYTPVDIVVSFLGLIFFALVMLSAAMWRFNKVDI, from the coding sequence ATGAGCTTCGAATTTCGTGCCATATACTGGAGGGAGATGCTGAAATACTTCAGATATAAATCAGTACTCATCACTTCAATGATCCAACCTATTATGTGGCTGGCATTTTTTGGGCTTGCCATGTCAGATAGTTTTGACAAACTAACTTCATTTGTTCCAAATGAACCCGGCGTTCCCGTAGTCAAATATATTACCTACATGGGTGCAGGAATAATTGCAATGGATGTGCTGTTCAGCAGTTTGTTTGGAGGCACTACCCTTATGTTTGACAAAAAATTTAGCCTTTTGAGAGAAACTCTTGCAAGTCCAGTTCCCAGATCTCATATTATTCTCGGTGTTGGACTTTCCGGTGTGACTAAAGCCCTCTTTCAAACTTTCATAATAATAGGGTTCGGAAAACTTGTAGGAATGGAGTTCTTTAAGGGATATACACTTATTGAAACTCTTATCGCAATAGTGGGTATTATGTTACTGGTGTCAATATTTACTCTTGGCTTCCTATTTCTGTCAGGTTCAATTGCAATTACCGTTGAAAATCCGGAGGGAATGCAGTCTATCCTCACCCTGGTTAGTATGCCCATTTTCTTCGTAAGTAACGCCCTTTATCCTATTGACGGCTTTCCTACTATCCTCAAGGTTCTATCGATGTTTAACCCGCTGACCCTTCTAGCAGGCGGAATTCGTTATTTTGCTTTGGGGACCGACTTCTCTGTGATGGGAACTCACTACATATATACACCAGTTGATATAGTCGTGTCTTTCCTGGGCCTCATTTTCTTCGCCCTTGTAATGTTATCTGCTGCTATGTGGAGGTTTAATAAAGTAGACATATAA
- a CDS encoding ABC transporter ATP-binding protein produces the protein MNIIKNSLPEGGFSIVEVSNVRKSYVLRSLEISVLSDINLKTERGKLLAIMSPPGSGKSTLVNLIDCLDRPAEGQALVRKRDLNRMPNQELTRLRGLEIDFVFQSFNLVPRLTALENVLLPTFANSRINIDSTKHATELLKVMGIHNHMHHRPGELSGRQFQRFSIVPHINDPVILLADEPTGNLDSRIGA, from the coding sequence ATGAATATTATCAAAAATAGTTTACCTGAGGGTGGATTCTCTATTGTCGAGGTTTCCAATGTAAGGAAAAGCTACGTACTTAGGAGTCTGGAAATTTCCGTGCTCTCAGACATCAATCTCAAAACTGAGAGAGGAAAACTTCTGGCTATAATGAGCCCACCAGGCTCAGGAAAAAGTACTCTTGTGAACCTTATAGATTGCCTTGACAGGCCTGCTGAAGGTCAAGCTCTTGTCAGGAAGCGTGACCTCAATAGAATGCCGAATCAAGAGCTTACCCGCCTTAGGGGGCTTGAAATTGATTTTGTGTTTCAGAGTTTTAATCTTGTTCCGCGCCTGACTGCCCTTGAGAATGTTTTGCTCCCAACTTTTGCTAATTCGAGAATCAATATTGATTCAACAAAGCATGCAACGGAACTTCTCAAAGTTATGGGAATTCATAACCACATGCATCACAGACCAGGAGAACTTTCAGGAAGGCAGTTCCAGAGGTTTTCAATCGTACCGCATATCAATGATCCTGTAATCCTTCTTGCGGACGAGCCGACTGGAAACCTTGACTCCAGAATAGGAGCCTAA
- a CDS encoding ABC transporter permease, whose amino-acid sequence MIKFSQAARIAAGSIGSAKLRSALTTLGIVIGIAAVVVNASLGASFNQFFTDEISSVGSNFIIAASEQPNLFFDNEYNLMKNTPGISGVSPRKSMSGDLTYLSETKNVNIAGINKDFQEIQGLQMEEGTFLTDKDSAVAVLGYDIANDKFSKNISHRSTVEIAFRQENGTVVKKSFKVKGILKNSEPTVVGEDSDYDLTVFIPVSTMNEMIGEKDYGAFLAMADSPEKIRDISDDVDSRFARNFGVPERDIDNEDLKPYYVFNQEEVLEQTGKIGDALSSFLLILALISLFVGSIGIMNIMLVTVTERTREIGIMKSVGYSNSNILSLFLLESVMVSSFGGIVGTVIGGLGAYALEIALKLPPVFPLTLIEIGIAVSVLVGITAGLYPARKAARMNPVDALRYE is encoded by the coding sequence ATGATAAAATTTTCACAGGCAGCTCGTATAGCAGCTGGAAGTATAGGTAGTGCTAAACTAAGGTCTGCACTTACAACACTGGGAATAGTAATTGGCATAGCTGCAGTAGTTGTTAACGCATCTCTTGGTGCCAGTTTTAACCAGTTTTTTACTGATGAGATCTCTTCTGTAGGCTCTAATTTTATTATCGCAGCTAGCGAACAGCCAAATCTCTTCTTTGATAACGAGTACAATCTAATGAAGAATACTCCGGGAATTTCCGGCGTATCTCCAAGAAAATCGATGAGCGGGGATCTCACATATCTTTCTGAAACTAAAAATGTAAATATTGCAGGAATTAACAAAGATTTTCAGGAAATCCAGGGACTGCAAATGGAAGAGGGTACTTTCCTGACGGACAAAGATAGCGCTGTGGCTGTTCTTGGATATGATATTGCAAATGACAAGTTCAGCAAAAATATTTCCCACAGGAGCACTGTAGAGATCGCTTTTCGACAGGAAAACGGTACCGTTGTAAAGAAAAGTTTTAAGGTAAAAGGAATATTGAAAAATTCCGAGCCAACTGTTGTGGGTGAGGATAGTGACTACGATTTAACAGTTTTTATTCCCGTTTCTACAATGAATGAGATGATCGGGGAAAAAGACTATGGAGCCTTCCTTGCGATGGCAGACAGTCCTGAGAAAATTCGTGATATTTCAGATGACGTGGATAGCAGATTCGCGAGGAACTTTGGAGTCCCGGAAAGAGATATTGATAATGAGGATTTAAAACCCTATTACGTCTTTAATCAGGAGGAAGTTCTTGAGCAAACTGGAAAAATAGGAGATGCTTTGAGTTCTTTCCTTCTCATTCTTGCCCTAATATCTCTTTTTGTGGGCTCGATAGGAATTATGAATATTATGCTTGTGACCGTAACTGAAAGAACCAGAGAAATAGGGATAATGAAATCTGTAGGTTACAGCAATTCCAATATTCTATCTCTGTTCTTGCTGGAATCTGTAATGGTCAGTTCCTTTGGGGGGATCGTAGGTACTGTAATAGGTGGTCTGGGAGCTTACGCTCTTGAAATTGCCCTTAAACTTCCTCCTGTTTTCCCCTTAACATTGATTGAAATAGGGATTGCAGTTTCGGTTCTTGTCGGGATAACTGCTGGTCTTTATCCTGCAAGAAAAGCTGCACGCATGAATCCTGTGGATGCCTTAAGGTATGAATAA
- a CDS encoding ATP-binding cassette domain-containing protein: MDSNVIEVNNLEHSYGSVKAVNNISFTVKQGEIFSFLGPNGAGKSTVINILTTLRKLQKGEARVNGYDVAKEPNSVRRSIGIVFQMLCLDHEMTVSENLEYHGRIYSMKKKERNKRIEELLKLTDLESKKDTLGKDLSGGMKRRLELARGLMTKPAVLFLDEPTIGFDIQTRMRMWEYLREIKREGTTIFLTTHYMEEADQLSDRISIIDQGRIIVTGTSDELKNKLGKDLIYLETSDNKAAAEILRSLESVKSITEDTKSLRIMIREDVTHVLPQIMEKIRREGIDIIIVNIKKPSMDDVFVHYTGHGLREGNEDEKQQEVETVGISK; encoded by the coding sequence ATGGACAGTAATGTCATAGAAGTAAATAATCTTGAACATTCATACGGCTCTGTAAAAGCTGTTAACAATATCAGTTTTACTGTAAAACAGGGGGAGATTTTCTCATTCCTTGGTCCAAATGGGGCAGGCAAAAGTACCGTGATTAATATTCTTACGACACTCAGGAAACTCCAGAAAGGCGAAGCTAGAGTTAACGGGTATGATGTCGCAAAGGAACCAAACTCCGTAAGAAGGTCAATAGGTATTGTTTTCCAGATGCTTTGCCTCGATCATGAAATGACAGTGTCTGAAAATCTGGAATATCACGGTAGGATCTATTCGATGAAAAAAAAAGAAAGAAATAAACGAATCGAAGAACTTTTAAAGCTGACAGATCTGGAAAGTAAAAAGGACACCCTGGGGAAAGATTTGAGCGGTGGCATGAAGCGAAGGCTTGAGCTTGCAAGAGGGTTGATGACAAAACCTGCGGTCCTTTTCCTTGATGAGCCAACGATAGGTTTCGATATCCAGACGAGAATGAGAATGTGGGAATACCTTAGAGAGATTAAGAGAGAGGGTACTACTATATTCCTGACAACACACTATATGGAAGAAGCCGATCAGTTGAGCGACAGGATAAGCATAATTGACCAGGGGAGAATAATCGTAACCGGAACCTCTGATGAATTAAAGAATAAACTTGGTAAAGACCTTATTTACCTGGAAACAAGCGATAATAAGGCTGCTGCAGAGATCTTAAGGTCACTTGAGTCAGTTAAAAGTATAACAGAAGATACGAAATCTTTGAGAATTATGATCAGGGAGGATGTTACTCATGTGCTTCCTCAAATTATGGAGAAAATTCGGAGAGAGGGGATAGACATTATAATCGTAAATATTAAAAAACCTTCAATGGATGATGTTTTTGTTCATTACACAGGACACGGGTTAAGGGAAGGCAATGAAGACGAAAAACAGCAAGAAGTAGAAACGGTGGGGATTTCTAAATGA
- a CDS encoding COG1361 S-layer family protein has translation MEMIKKITVATLFSLLLIFLLFAVPASAAVGGANLKVTIVETNPYPAKIGEYLTLTVQVENIGGDKADNVDIEVVPQYPFSLDSETNALQNVGALNPGRTATKEFYLFVDKNAQKGIRSIDIRTKTGKNSPWSEKSFDIRIGTETFKSKGTVELKEVASEPEVFMPGDRGTVTVTLINTASNPTVTIDGSDFDTNARIQAAVLKPLSDGIIVLDAPYEDMGILGPGDSIKLTFNVKVAEDAPEGTHNFELAIEGNSFDYNSRKNIPLKVDSSNIRVIPSKELQLTNGESTIEFDVANTHPNEFSSVSIKPEAEGVTFYPAEYFIGPMNQDELFTIEFNAVADNSWGTSKEGEINMSLTANYNNGINRHANTVGDLKFINISESPESNSTAVLAGGLIIISVPAALLFYRRRKQ, from the coding sequence ATGGAAATGATAAAGAAGATTACTGTAGCAACTCTTTTTTCCTTGCTTTTGATTTTCTTGCTTTTTGCAGTTCCTGCCTCTGCAGCTGTTGGGGGAGCCAATCTGAAAGTTACAATAGTCGAAACAAATCCCTATCCTGCAAAAATAGGAGAATACCTGACTTTAACCGTTCAGGTAGAAAACATTGGAGGGGATAAAGCTGACAATGTTGACATCGAGGTTGTACCTCAATATCCTTTCTCTCTTGATTCAGAGACAAATGCCTTACAGAATGTTGGAGCCCTCAATCCTGGAAGGACTGCTACAAAGGAATTTTACCTTTTTGTAGACAAAAATGCGCAGAAAGGAATCCGCTCCATTGACATCAGAACAAAAACAGGTAAAAACAGCCCCTGGAGTGAGAAAAGTTTTGACATACGAATAGGCACTGAAACATTTAAGAGCAAAGGTACAGTTGAACTTAAGGAAGTTGCTTCGGAACCAGAAGTTTTCATGCCCGGAGACAGGGGTACTGTCACTGTAACTCTTATAAACACTGCAAGCAATCCTACTGTCACCATTGATGGAAGTGACTTCGATACCAATGCCAGAATTCAGGCTGCAGTTTTAAAACCTTTATCTGATGGGATAATCGTCCTTGACGCTCCTTATGAAGATATGGGCATTTTAGGGCCTGGAGATAGCATCAAACTGACTTTCAATGTTAAAGTTGCAGAAGACGCTCCAGAAGGAACTCACAACTTTGAACTTGCAATAGAGGGGAACTCCTTCGATTATAACAGCAGAAAGAATATTCCTCTCAAGGTAGATTCTTCTAACATAAGAGTGATTCCTTCAAAAGAACTTCAACTGACAAATGGTGAATCTACAATTGAGTTCGATGTAGCGAACACTCATCCTAATGAGTTTAGCTCGGTTAGTATAAAACCTGAAGCTGAAGGAGTCACATTTTACCCTGCTGAGTATTTCATAGGACCAATGAATCAGGACGAACTTTTTACGATTGAATTTAATGCCGTTGCAGACAATTCATGGGGCACCAGTAAGGAAGGAGAGATAAACATGAGCCTCACTGCTAACTACAACAACGGAATCAACAGACATGCAAACACTGTAGGAGACCTGAAATTTATAAACATTTCAGAGTCCCCTGAGTCTAATTCAACAGCCGTACTGGCAGGTGGACTTATTATAATCTCTGTTCCTGCAGCTCTCTTGTTCTACAGAAGAAGGAAACAATAA
- a CDS encoding ABC transporter ATP-binding protein encodes METKILIKDVSAPGDLILETETENLTLEVELPSGEGLVNSKEESFKCKLGRSRDLQSDKTHRTATPIIKVIDVKKSYTLGGMEVPILHDINLKVLEGEFLAIMGPSGSGKSTLMNLIGFLDRPTEGTIIIKGLDINKLSDKEVARLRGLEIGFVFQTFNLIPRLTALENVELPTYANARSGVDTHERAKELLKLVGLEDRMHHKPGELSGGQSQRVAIARALINDPAILLADEPTGNLDSKTGCEILNIFRRLNEDRRTIVMITHDPEIAGYADRIVLVKDGIVQNTE; translated from the coding sequence ATGGAAACGAAGATTTTGATTAAAGACGTTTCTGCTCCAGGAGATTTAATTTTGGAGACAGAAACCGAAAATCTCACACTTGAAGTAGAACTGCCCTCTGGAGAAGGCCTCGTTAATTCAAAAGAAGAATCGTTTAAATGTAAACTGGGCCGTTCGAGAGATCTACAGAGTGACAAAACACATAGGACAGCGACTCCAATAATTAAAGTTATTGATGTCAAAAAGAGCTATACTCTTGGAGGTATGGAGGTTCCAATTCTTCATGATATAAACCTTAAAGTGCTAGAGGGAGAATTCCTTGCCATAATGGGACCATCGGGTTCGGGTAAAAGCACACTTATGAATCTTATCGGTTTTCTTGATAGGCCTACGGAAGGGACAATCATAATTAAAGGTCTGGATATCAATAAACTATCTGACAAGGAAGTTGCCAGGCTCAGAGGGTTAGAAATCGGTTTTGTTTTTCAGACATTCAACCTGATCCCCAGGCTTACAGCTCTTGAAAACGTTGAGCTTCCAACCTATGCCAACGCAAGGAGTGGAGTCGATACTCATGAAAGAGCAAAGGAATTACTTAAACTCGTGGGACTGGAAGATCGAATGCACCACAAGCCGGGTGAGCTTTCAGGTGGTCAATCCCAGAGAGTTGCTATTGCCCGAGCTCTTATCAATGACCCTGCGATCCTCCTTGCAGATGAACCCACTGGAAATCTGGACTCGAAGACAGGCTGTGAAATTCTAAATATATTTAGAAGACTCAACGAAGACAGAAGAACAATTGTAATGATTACTCACGATCCGGAAATTGCAGGATATGCAGACAGGATAGTGCTCGTAAAGGATGGAATAGTTCAGAATACGGAATAA
- a CDS encoding Hsp20/alpha crystallin family protein, translating into MESSIPRILKTPILAMYHDDTHLHLILEVELPDIKSENITILMHENSFYIKAFSKTVEYLGSFFLDGPVDPEKAIAVNDNGMLTIKVPYKEGFMCARYVPIE; encoded by the coding sequence ATGGAAAGTTCAATACCTAGAATATTGAAAACTCCAATACTAGCAATGTATCACGATGATACACATCTACATCTTATTTTGGAAGTTGAACTTCCCGATATAAAAAGTGAGAATATCACAATTTTAATGCATGAAAACAGCTTTTATATAAAAGCGTTCAGTAAAACCGTAGAGTATTTGGGTTCTTTTTTTCTGGATGGGCCCGTAGATCCCGAAAAAGCAATTGCAGTCAACGATAATGGAATGCTTACCATCAAAGTCCCTTACAAAGAGGGTTTTATGTGTGCAAGGTATGTTCCGATTGAGTAA
- the glnA gene encoding type I glutamate--ammonia ligase, which translates to MVQIKKCMTKEDVLEAVKERDVKFIRTQFTDTLGIIKSWAIPVEQLEEAFESGVMFDGSSIQGFTKIEESDMKLVLDPSTFRILPWRPTTGAVARILGDVYLPNGQPFEGDPRYVLKSAIEEAKKMGYSMNVGPELEFFLFKLDANGNPTTELTDHGGYFDFSPLDRAQDVRRDIDYTLESMGFQIEASHHEVAPSQHEIDFRFGDVLSTADNVITFKYVVKSIAYHKGYYATFMPKPLFGVNGSGMHTNQSLFKGDNNVFYDPEGEDQLSQEAMYYIGGLLKHIKEFAAVTNPVVNSYKRIVPGYEAPVYLTWSAKNRSSLIRIPATRGNGTRVELRCPDPSCNPYLAFALMLRAGLDGIKNKIDPGEPTNTNIFHLTEKEREEKGIRSLPADLKGAIDEMKGSKFVKEVLGEHVFSHYLCAKEMEWDEYKANVHPWELEKYLHML; encoded by the coding sequence ATGGTGCAAATAAAGAAGTGTATGACCAAAGAAGATGTATTAGAGGCTGTAAAAGAAAGAGACGTAAAGTTTATCCGTACCCAGTTTACGGATACACTTGGCATCATCAAAAGCTGGGCAATTCCTGTTGAACAGTTAGAAGAAGCCTTCGAAAGCGGTGTAATGTTTGACGGGTCTTCGATCCAGGGCTTTACAAAGATTGAAGAATCTGACATGAAACTTGTGCTTGACCCGTCTACTTTCAGAATCCTTCCCTGGAGACCTACAACTGGCGCAGTAGCCAGGATCCTTGGAGATGTGTATCTTCCTAATGGTCAACCGTTTGAAGGAGACCCCAGATATGTTCTTAAGAGCGCAATTGAAGAAGCCAAAAAAATGGGGTACTCGATGAATGTAGGTCCTGAACTGGAATTCTTCCTCTTCAAACTTGACGCAAACGGAAATCCGACCACAGAACTTACGGATCATGGAGGATACTTCGATTTCTCTCCCCTCGACCGTGCACAGGATGTACGTAGAGATATTGACTATACTCTCGAAAGTATGGGCTTCCAGATTGAAGCCTCTCATCACGAAGTCGCACCTTCTCAGCATGAGATTGACTTTAGATTCGGTGATGTGCTGAGTACTGCTGACAATGTTATAACTTTCAAATATGTGGTAAAATCAATTGCATATCATAAAGGATATTATGCTACCTTTATGCCAAAACCTCTCTTTGGAGTAAATGGCTCAGGCATGCATACCAATCAATCTCTCTTCAAGGGAGACAATAATGTATTCTATGATCCAGAGGGTGAAGATCAGCTTTCTCAAGAAGCAATGTATTATATTGGTGGTCTGTTAAAACATATCAAGGAATTCGCAGCTGTTACAAATCCGGTTGTTAACTCCTATAAGAGAATTGTACCCGGATATGAAGCACCGGTTTACCTCACCTGGTCTGCAAAGAACAGAAGTTCCCTTATCCGCATTCCCGCAACCCGTGGCAATGGGACAAGAGTTGAACTAAGATGCCCAGACCCATCGTGTAATCCGTATCTTGCCTTTGCCCTGATGCTTAGAGCTGGGCTTGATGGTATAAAGAACAAGATTGATCCCGGAGAGCCAACTAACACGAACATTTTCCATCTTACGGAAAAAGAACGAGAGGAAAAAGGTATTCGCTCCCTACCTGCAGACCTTAAAGGGGCAATTGATGAAATGAAAGGCAGCAAATTCGTAAAAGAAGTTCTAGGAGAACATGTTTTCAGTCATTACCTCTGTGCTAAAGAGATGGAATGGGATGAATACAAAGCAAATGTTCACCCATGGGAACTTGAGAAATATTTACATATGCTGTAA
- a CDS encoding class II glutamine amidotransferase, with protein sequence MCGIIGFIDRTKSRMDGSSIKAALSLMNERGSGDGAGYAAYGIYPEYADYYALHVFFDNLGESKKKVDELLEQWGKIVHQEEIPTTPQPGIKKVHIPWRYFFKPSEDLMAGKMASENDVVTYIVMEVNSNVKGATIFSSGKNMGVFKASGWPEDVANFYRIQDYKGYIWLGHNRYPTNSPGWWGGAHPFNLLNWSVVHNGEITSYGTNQRYVEGYGYKCSLFTDTEVVAYLFDLLGRQHGLSYEMIVKALAPPFWDDIDRMPAKEAELNKAVRLTYGSALMNGPFAIVVGTEDGIVGFTDRIKLRPLVVGENGNRLYISSEEAAIRVLDPEVKNVYTPRAGEPIIGRFIE encoded by the coding sequence ATGTGTGGAATAATAGGCTTTATAGACCGAACAAAGTCCAGAATGGACGGGTCGAGCATAAAAGCCGCCCTCAGCCTCATGAACGAAAGAGGTAGTGGAGATGGGGCAGGCTATGCTGCATATGGAATTTATCCGGAGTATGCAGACTACTATGCTCTTCATGTTTTCTTTGACAATCTAGGTGAATCAAAAAAGAAGGTAGATGAGCTCCTCGAACAATGGGGAAAAATTGTTCACCAGGAAGAAATCCCGACCACCCCGCAGCCGGGCATAAAGAAAGTACACATCCCATGGAGATACTTCTTTAAGCCCTCAGAAGACCTGATGGCAGGGAAAATGGCTTCTGAAAATGATGTTGTCACTTACATAGTCATGGAAGTAAATTCCAATGTAAAAGGAGCTACAATCTTTTCTTCCGGGAAAAATATGGGAGTCTTCAAAGCTTCCGGCTGGCCTGAAGATGTGGCAAACTTTTACAGAATTCAAGATTACAAGGGATATATCTGGCTTGGACACAACCGTTATCCTACAAACTCTCCAGGCTGGTGGGGAGGCGCCCATCCTTTCAACCTTCTTAACTGGTCAGTAGTACATAACGGAGAAATTACTTCATATGGCACAAACCAGCGTTATGTCGAAGGATATGGATACAAGTGCTCCCTGTTTACTGATACCGAGGTTGTAGCTTATCTGTTTGACCTGCTTGGAAGACAGCATGGGCTTTCTTATGAGATGATTGTCAAGGCTCTTGCCCCGCCTTTCTGGGACGATATTGACCGGATGCCTGCGAAAGAAGCAGAGTTGAACAAAGCAGTTCGCCTTACATACGGGTCTGCCCTTATGAATGGACCCTTTGCAATCGTAGTTGGAACAGAGGATGGCATTGTTGGTTTTACTGACAGAATTAAATTGCGCCCTCTCGTAGTTGGTGAGAATGGAAACCGGCTCTACATATCCAGCGAAGAAGCTGCAATAAGAGTACTTGACCCTGAAGTTAAGAATGTATACACTCCCAGGGCAGGAGAACCAATTATAGGGAGGTTTATTGAATGA